Proteins from a single region of Lates calcarifer isolate ASB-BC8 unplaced genomic scaffold, TLL_Latcal_v3 _unitig_2467_quiver_2022, whole genome shotgun sequence:
- the LOC127140207 gene encoding LOW QUALITY PROTEIN: coiled-coil domain-containing protein 171-like (The sequence of the model RefSeq protein was modified relative to this genomic sequence to represent the inferred CDS: inserted 2 bases in 1 codon) produces the protein CVCVCVQVPVQRFHSVCVELRQALNREQEAQTLIQEQTDRLHALQLRADTHTSELTNTQHTLTQTTQALSEAQQEVGRKERSLRILGKHXVGVQRERKQLEERLRRAEDELRDAARRKDRLISIMKAAETSYKEVRESIVQSRRSLSDQPRPLPLPREHLELSGAESIMGAPELAVCQ, from the exons tgtgtgtgtgtgtgtgtgcaggtccCAGTGCAGCGtttccacagtgtgtgtgtggagctccGTCAGGCTCtgaacagagagcaggaggctCAGACGCTGATCCAGGAACAGACCGACCGGCTGCACGCACTGCAGCTGAGAGCCGACACACACACCTCCGAGCTGACCAACAcgcaacacacactgacacagaccaCACAG gctCTGTCGGAGGCTCAGCAGGAGGTGGGCCGGAAGGAGCGCTCGCTGAGGATTCTGGGTAAACA TGTCGGCgttcagagggagaggaagcagctggaggagagacTGCGGCGAGCGGAGGACGAGCTGAGGGACGCCGCCAG ACGTAAAGATCGTCTGATCAGCATCATGAAGGCTGCGGAGACGAGCTACAAGGAg GTCAGGGAAAGTATCGTCCAATCACGGCGCTCGCTCTCAGATCAGCCCCGCCCCCTGCCGTTACCCAGGGAACACCTGGAGCTGAGTGGAGCAGAGAGCATCATGGGAGCTCCTGAGCTGGCAGTGTGCCAg
- the LOC108892797 gene encoding coiled-coil domain-containing protein 171 yields MQTEPAERRRQPGRSRRGEGGHSQRGPAVTSARSSEEEITRLKDIIAIMQQKEEQAGGGGGGGGGAVKEGEVDEEEEVRDRGRGRDRGGGDGGRRSGRGRRAVSEGRDGGEEPGRLRWRVSQLEKEKLELTSRHNQELCRLQAELTRLRSSVERGEAQRVELQYQLTVSQRDADRAAELSRDKRTLTERTAELQQTVQELQKALDITRQARDQDQHALQQEVEERDKLIQSFSCESQRLHRVLQDQEEALEESERRMAEVQKEREKEAEVNRRQADELKYLMEREERSRREREASDQRVRSLESSIEAERAAHLESKFNSEIVQLRVRDLEAAVAAERSGHQEAQQSLELLRAQFREVERAYSLERERSDGTERALQRLQAEYEQCKSDLNVALETERKTTSDLSERLEEEKKRHADTHSQLERAAQAQCDTEEAHVTCLKSIRETLQQHSTNTAGCSPAAEHDGKQSPSAEVLQLLKTTLSSCRHRVEETEQQIQDLLRASETLQEENQTLRQLSSDQSRQMEESRQVAVRLEEELSRLRQESSDWSAQGKEREAELQKITDDFQRESEAHLSVLHCLYQRLLAGCVLLAQPHSILGNFTREELCDVINEQVDQLTSDLQKANEKITHLQSVCVKKSVCVRELQRSQECVLSRLEESVRRREEAWSSQHTHTVTQLHNQLQVSRSQCDSLRDRVSSLELRCSSLTSDLSRLQGLLSRSRRESSSSLSACALLAGALDHAHLRLRTLCEQKALLSRRLAEREALEEEVRRLADALGGEEEEEERRRSRAVRRWRRCVGVVLAVRRWRALAKNTTVLFWVERGGGGLAVSVCGESATATQKGQDSRADEDDGEGVCSRWLCSKSLSSTIMSSMADLQGALTHTGSSPSDVKSAARSALSRLLDHLLHQSDAASSRVDEDSLHRPTPPQPNTKALVSTCSSTSCSSANAALGRGGEAEPEGGGGQSEERTATGEGGHLQDR; encoded by the exons ATGCAGACGGAACCGGCGGAGCGGAGGAGACAGCCTGGCCGGAGCCGACGAGGGGAGGGCGGGCACAGCCAGAGGGGACCTGCGGTCACATCTGCCAGGAGCTCCGAGGAGGAGATAACAAG gTTGAAGGACATCATCGCCATCATGCAGCAGAAGGAGGAGCAggccggaggaggaggaggaggaggaggaggagcagtgaaggaaggagaggtggatgaggaggaagaggtgcgagacagaggaagagggagggacagaggtggaggagacggagggaggaggagtgggagagggaggagggcgGTGTCAGAGGGGCGTGACGGAGGCGAGGAGCCGGGGAGGCTGAGGTGGAGGGTCAGCcagctggagaaggagaaacTGGAGCTGACGTCTCGTCACAACCAGGAG ctgtgcaggCTGCAGGCGGAGCTGACCCGGCTCAGGTCGTCTGTGGAGCGAGGTGAAGCTCAGAGGGTGGAGCTCCAGTATCAGCTGACCGTGAGCCAGAGAGACGCCGACCGAGCGGCCGAGCTCAGCAGAGACAAACGCACCCTCACAG agcgaacagctgagctgcagcagactgTGCAGGAGCTGCAGAAAGCTCTGGACATCACCCGGCAGGCCAGGGACCAGGACCAGCATGCtctgcagcaggaggtggaggagagagacaaactgATTCAGAGTTTCAGCTGCGAAAGCCAAAGACTGCACCGAGTCctgcag GATCAGGAGGAGGCTCTGGaggagtcagagaggaggatggcGGAGGtgcagaaggagagggagaaggaggcgGAGGTGAACAGACGACAGGCCGACGAGCTGAAGTacctgatggagagagaggagaggagcaggagggagagggag GCGTCGGATCAGAGGGTGAGGTCTCTGGAGTCGAGCATCGAGGCGGAGCGAGCCGCTCACCTGGAGTCCAAGTTCAACTCCGAGATCgtccag CTGCGGGTGCGGGACCTGGaggcggcggtggcggcggagCGGTCCGGCCACCAGGAGGCGCAGCAGAGTCTGGAGCTGCTCAGAGCCCAGTtcagggaggtggagagagcTTAcagcctggagagagagaggagcgaCGGCACTGAGCGCGCTCTGCAGCG gctgcaGGCAGAGTACGAGCAGTGTAAGTCTGACCTGAACGTTGCTCTGGAGACTGAGAGGAAgacgacctctgacctctctgagaggctggaggaagaaaagaaacgACACGccgacacacactcacagctggagcgg gcGGCTCAGGCTCAGTGTGATACTGAAGAAGCTCATGTGACCTGTTTGAAAAGCATCAGAGAAACGCTCCAACAACACTCCACAAACACTGCAGGCTGTAGTCCTGCTGCAGAGCATGATGGGAAACAGAGTCCCTCAGCTGAggtcctgcagctgctgaagacgacgctcagcagctgcagacaccGAGTGGAGGAGACGGAGCAGCAG ATCCAGGATCTGCTTCGTGCGTCAGAGACGCTGCAGGAGGAGAACCAGACTCTCCGACAGCTGAGCTCCGATCAGAGCAGACAGATGGAG GAGTCTCGGCAGGTGGCGGTcagactggaggaggagctgagtcGCCTTCGGCAGGagagctctgattggtcggcgcaggggaaggagagggaggcgGAGCTTCAGAAGATAACTGACGACTTCCAGAGAGAGTCCGAG gctcATCTGTCCGTCCTCCACTGTCTGTACCAGCGTCTTCTGGCCGGCTGCGTCCTCCTCGCTCAGCCCCACAGCATCCTGGGTAACTTCACCCGGGAGGAGCTGTGTGATGTCATCAACGAGCAGGTCGaccagctgacctctgacctccagaaGGCCAACGAGAAG atCACCCACCTGCAGAGTGTGTGCGTGAAGaagagcgtgtgtgtgcgcgagcTGCAGCGCAGCCAGGAGTGTGTGTTGTCTCGTCTGGAGGAGAgcgtgaggaggagggaggaggcctggagcagccaacacacacacactgtgacgCAGCTGCACAACCAGctgcag gtgaGTCGCTCTCAGTGCGACTCTCTCCGTGATCGCGTCTCCTCCCTGGAGCTCCGCTGCTCCTCCCTGACCTCCGACCTCTCCCGGCTCCAGGGCCTCCTCTCCCGAAGCCGCAGGGAGTCGTCGTCCTCCCTGTCGGCCTGCGCGCTGCTGGCCGGGGCGCTGGACCACGCCCACCTCCGCCTGCGGACGCTGTGCGAGCAGAAAGCCCTCCTGTCCAGACGCCTGGCAGAGAGGGAGgcgctggaggaggaggtgaggaggctGGCCGACGCTctgggaggggaggaggaggaggaggagagaaggaggagcagggcggtgaggaggtggaggaggtgtgtgGGGGTGGTGCTGGCAGTGAGGAGGTGGCGTGCGCTGGCTAAAAACACAACCGTGTTGTTttgggtggagagaggaggcgGAGGTTTGGCTGTGAGCGTCTGTGGAGAGTCGGCTACGGCAACACAGAAGGGTCAAGACTCAAGAGCAG ATGAAGACGACGGTGAAGGCGTCTGTTCTCGGTGGCTTTGCTCTAAAAGTCTCTCCTCCACCATAATGTCCTCCATGGCCGACCTGCAGGGGGCGCTAACACACACTG GCTCCTCCCCTTCAGACGTGAAGTCAGCAGCTCGTTCCGCTTTGTCCCGCCTCCTCGATCACCTTCTCCACCAATCAGACGCGGCGTCCAGCAGAGTGGACGAGGACTCGCTGCACAGGCCGACGCCTCCACAGCCCAACACGAAG GCCCTGGtgtccacctgcagcagcacttcctgctcttCAGCCAACGCTGCACTCGGCCGAGGTGGAGAGGCGGAGCCTGAGGGTGGAGGTGGCCAGTCTGAGGAGAGGACTGcgacaggagagggaggacacCTGCAGGACCGGTGA
- the LOC108892798 gene encoding WD repeat-containing protein 55 — MAAHTEHVETVSTATETDKTEGPEPSRDPETSDSEPAGQGPDPDPDEDEDEDGSEPPGPRIRDTPEDIRLEAIANTVALHPSRDLLVCGDVDGDVYAFSYSCTEGENREVWSSGHHLKSCRQVRFSEDGLKLYSVSRDKAVHLLDVERGQLVTRIRGAHGAPINSLLLVDENILATGDDGGTLKVWDMRKGTAIMDLKHHEDYISDIAVDQAKRILLTASGDGTMGVFNIKRRRFELLSEYQSGDLTSVALMKRGKKVVCGSSEGTIYIFNWNGFGATSDRFAVKAESLDCILPITDNIMCTASMDGYIRAINLLPNRVIGCIGQHIGEPIEELAKSWDSRFLVSCAHDQLIKFWDISSLPNATVNEYRKRKKKDGRMKSLTKKAHGDNDFFSGLVEETEKKEEEEEEEEEEEEDSDSDSGSD, encoded by the exons ATGGCGGCACACACGGAACACGTTGAAACCGTATCCACGGcgacagaaacagacaaaacagaaggTCCAGAACCCTCCAGAGACCCAGAAACCTCAGACTCGGAGCCTGCAGGTCAGGGCCCAGACCCCGATCCCGATGAGGATGAAGACGAGGACGGAAGCGAGCCGCCCGGGCCGAGGATCCGAGACACGCCGGAGGATATCCGACTGGAGGCGATCGCCAACACGGTGGCGCTGCACCCGAGCCGGGACCTCCTGGTGTGCGGGGACGTGGACGGGGACGTGTACGCCTTCTCGTACTCGTGCACGGAGGGGGAGAACCGGGAGGTGTGGTCATCCGGGCACCACCTGAAGTCCTGCCGCCAGGTGCGCTTCTCCGAGGACGGGCTGAAGCTCTACAGCGTGTCCCGGGACAAGGCCGTCCACCTGCTAGACGTGGAGAGGGGACAGCTGGTCACCAGGATCCGCGGGGCGCACGGAGCTCCCATCAACAGTCTGCTGCTGGTGGACGAAAACATCCTGGCGACCGGGGACGACGGAGGCACCCTGAAG GTGTGGGACATGAGGAAAGGGACGGCGATCATGGATCTGAAACACCACGAGGATTACATCAGTGACATCGCTGTGGACCAGGCCAAGAGGATCCTACTCACTGCCAG TGGTGACGGTACCATGGGCGTCTTCAACATCAAGAGGCGGCGCTTCGAGTTGCTGTCGGAGTACCAGAGCGGTGATCTGACCTCCGTGGCGCTCATGAAGCGTGGTAAGAAGGTGGTTTGCGGCTCTAGCGAGGGGACCATCTACATCTTCAACTGGAATGGCTTCGGGGCCACCAGCGACCGCTTCGCTGTCAAGGCTGAGTCGTTGGACTGCATCCTCCCCATCACGGACAACATCATGTGCACCGCCTCCATGGACGGGTACATTCG GGCCATCAACCTCCTTCCCAACCGGGTTATCGGCTGCATCGGGCAGCACATCGGCGAACCCATCGAGGAGCTTGCCAAGTCCTGGGACTCCCGCTTCCTGGTCAGCTGCGCCCACGACCAGCTCATCAAGTTCTGGGACATTTCCAGTTTACCCAACGCGACTGTCAACGAATATCgtaagaggaagaagaaagacgGACGAATGAAGTCTCTCACCAAGAAAGCCCACGGAGACAACGACTTCTTCTCAGGACTTgtagaggaaacagaaaagaaggaggaagaagaggaggaggaggaagaggaagaggaggacagtgaTAGCGACAGCGGCAGCGATTAA